In Chryseobacterium camelliae, one DNA window encodes the following:
- a CDS encoding TolC family protein — translation MKKVLIIILGLSYLGANAQKKWSLRECVDYAVQHNLQVIQNEYSKQIQDANLKMAKREYLPSVSGSISNSASFGQTQFINTSIRNDNFSNSANVGANITVFNNGRIEKNIRKTEYDVQASQYDIETVKNDISLQIAQQYLTTLLNKEIVKISEAAVENAQKQYDRAKITTQVGTTAQTVLAEAESGLAREKQNLKTAEINVGRSLFALAQLLQLKEYRDFDVEDVNVPDQLAPQLQSVEEVLETAYQTQPQIKAAESRIRSAEAQTEITRTSFWPTLTASAGLGSFYNNRLNTNITGVDINGIPVVERSFFQQYKDNFGQQLALSLNVPLFNKGITKLQVEQSKINENVAKNSLEQQKQAVRQNVQKAQFDVDANYEAYLAAVEAEKSTRLSLDFADKSYAAGRSTIYDVNVARNNYANAQGSVAQAKFNYLFSLKLLNFYAGIPLSL, via the coding sequence ATGAAAAAAGTTTTGATAATTATTCTGGGACTGTCTTATCTGGGAGCTAATGCCCAGAAAAAGTGGTCTTTGAGGGAATGTGTGGATTATGCGGTACAGCATAACCTGCAGGTGATCCAAAATGAATATTCAAAACAGATTCAGGATGCCAACCTCAAGATGGCTAAAAGGGAATACCTGCCTTCGGTTTCAGGAAGCATCAGCAATTCGGCAAGTTTCGGGCAGACCCAGTTTATCAATACCAGTATCAGGAATGATAACTTCAGCAACAGTGCCAATGTAGGGGCCAATATTACCGTATTCAACAACGGAAGAATAGAGAAAAATATCCGGAAGACGGAATATGATGTACAGGCCAGCCAGTATGATATAGAAACAGTAAAGAATGATATATCGCTTCAGATCGCCCAACAATATCTGACGACCTTGCTGAATAAGGAAATCGTTAAAATCTCTGAGGCAGCCGTTGAAAATGCGCAAAAACAGTACGACAGGGCGAAAATCACCACTCAGGTAGGAACGACTGCCCAGACTGTACTTGCAGAAGCAGAATCCGGACTGGCGAGGGAGAAACAAAACCTCAAGACCGCCGAGATCAATGTCGGCAGAAGCCTGTTTGCCCTGGCACAGCTTTTACAGCTTAAAGAATATCGGGATTTCGATGTGGAAGATGTGAATGTCCCGGATCAGTTGGCTCCTCAGCTTCAGTCTGTGGAAGAGGTTCTGGAAACCGCATACCAGACGCAGCCCCAGATTAAAGCTGCAGAAAGCAGAATACGGTCTGCAGAAGCACAGACGGAAATTACCCGGACATCATTCTGGCCTACCTTGACGGCAAGTGCAGGCCTGGGCAGTTTTTACAATAACCGTTTGAACACCAATATTACAGGTGTTGATATCAACGGTATCCCGGTTGTTGAACGCAGTTTCTTTCAGCAGTACAAAGATAATTTCGGCCAGCAACTGGCGCTTTCACTGAATGTACCATTGTTTAACAAGGGGATTACGAAACTGCAGGTAGAACAGTCCAAAATCAATGAAAATGTTGCTAAAAATTCCCTGGAACAGCAGAAACAGGCGGTAAGGCAGAATGTTCAGAAGGCCCAGTTTGATGTGGATGCCAATTATGAGGCCTATCTTGCTGCGGTAGAGGCCGAGAAAAGTACCCGCTTATCCCTGGATTTTGCAGATAAAAGCTATGCAGCAGGAAGGTCGACCATCTATGATGTGAATGTTGCCCGTAATAATTATGCCAATGCGCAGGGCTCCGTAGCACAGGCAAAGTTTAATTATCTCTTCAGCCTCAAACTGCTGAACTTCTATGCGGGAATTCCGTTAAGCCTGTAA
- a CDS encoding bifunctional folylpolyglutamate synthase/dihydrofolate synthase, whose protein sequence is MTAEQYREAVEWLFVQAPNYQIDGQKAYKPGLHNIIRLCEFFGNPQEKIRCIHIGGTNGKGSISNMLASVLQEAGYSVGLYNSPHLIDFTERIKVNGKNCDKSFVYDFIMKLKQLPEDIQPSFFEFTTIMAFEYFYHKQVDFAIIEVGLGGRLDSTNIILPMVSAITNVQLDHQNILGDTIEEIAAEKAGIIKSGIPVISGDEQDSVKNILRKKAKQENAPFSDATEIATNLQSDLKGNYQKKNIRVVLGIIHELQKQNVKISEAHIEHGLMHVHQNTGFIGRWFEFSKDPLTICDTAHNQAGLEQVFAQLNSIDRRKHVILGFVNDKKIDEVMRLLPENAVFYFAKPSIHRGRHPEEYEDLLKAAKINYKIYNSVQEAYLSAKQECMKNEMIFIGGSNFVVGEFLEKNLEISE, encoded by the coding sequence ATGACAGCAGAACAATACCGCGAAGCCGTTGAATGGCTATTTGTACAGGCGCCCAACTACCAGATTGACGGGCAGAAAGCTTATAAACCCGGGCTGCACAATATCATCCGCCTCTGTGAATTCTTTGGAAATCCTCAGGAAAAAATACGCTGCATCCATATCGGAGGGACCAACGGAAAAGGGTCTATCAGCAATATGCTGGCCTCCGTGCTCCAGGAAGCCGGGTATTCAGTAGGCCTGTACAATTCTCCCCATCTTATCGATTTTACGGAGCGGATTAAGGTAAACGGTAAAAACTGCGACAAAAGTTTCGTGTACGATTTTATTATGAAGCTGAAGCAACTGCCGGAAGATATACAACCCTCCTTTTTTGAGTTTACCACCATTATGGCTTTTGAATACTTCTACCATAAGCAGGTGGATTTTGCCATTATTGAAGTGGGTCTCGGAGGCCGGCTGGACTCCACGAACATCATCCTGCCCATGGTTTCAGCCATCACAAATGTACAGCTAGACCATCAGAATATCCTTGGAGACACTATTGAAGAAATCGCTGCCGAAAAGGCCGGAATCATCAAATCCGGAATCCCTGTGATATCAGGAGATGAGCAGGATTCGGTCAAAAACATCCTCAGGAAAAAGGCAAAGCAGGAAAATGCCCCTTTTTCAGATGCTACCGAGATAGCAACAAACCTGCAATCTGACCTTAAAGGAAACTATCAGAAAAAGAATATCCGGGTAGTTTTAGGGATTATCCATGAGCTGCAAAAACAAAACGTAAAGATTTCAGAAGCGCATATTGAGCACGGTCTGATGCACGTGCATCAGAATACCGGATTTATAGGGCGATGGTTTGAGTTCTCCAAAGATCCGCTGACCATCTGCGATACCGCCCATAACCAGGCAGGTCTAGAGCAGGTTTTTGCACAGCTGAATTCGATAGACCGCCGTAAGCACGTTATCCTTGGATTTGTGAATGACAAAAAGATTGATGAAGTCATGCGCCTTCTTCCGGAAAATGCAGTTTTCTATTTTGCAAAACCGTCCATCCACAGAGGCAGGCACCCGGAAGAGTATGAAGACCTCCTGAAAGCGGCAAAAATAAATTATAAAATTTACAATTCTGTACAGGAAGCCTATCTTTCTGCTAAACAGGAATGTATGAAAAATGAAATGATTTTTATTGGGGGGAGTAATTTTGTAGTGGGAGAATTTTTAGAAAAAAATTTGGAGATTTCCGAATAA
- a CDS encoding glycosyltransferase family 2 protein, whose translation MKISVCIPVYNFDVRELVAALNREIYVYTLDAEIILIDDASENSFSEINRELVGKVHHFVFLKQNIGRSRIRNRFIQYAVGDYLLFLDCDVRIDNPAFLRRYIAELRQNPVPELIYGNFKISEQHSGSLRNRYSVAREIFSGERSSDISIFKTVNFAIKKEVLIQFPFNEDLTGYGYEDYVFAKLLEKNGISFLAFNNPVIHVDDTDNAVFLKKTEVSMDTLYGLMTSAENSPFIQDIRVYRAATKLKKLKLDAAFLVMYGIAGKILYRNLVSENPKIRLLDIYKLALLLGKMK comes from the coding sequence ATGAAAATTTCCGTCTGCATTCCGGTATACAATTTCGATGTCAGGGAGCTCGTTGCTGCGCTCAACAGGGAAATTTATGTATATACGCTGGATGCAGAAATCATCCTGATAGATGATGCATCAGAAAATTCGTTCAGCGAAATCAATAGGGAATTGGTAGGCAAGGTGCATCATTTTGTCTTTCTGAAACAGAATATCGGGCGTTCCAGGATCAGGAATCGGTTTATACAGTATGCCGTTGGAGACTATTTATTATTCCTGGACTGTGACGTCAGGATCGACAACCCTGCCTTTCTGCGGAGATATATTGCTGAACTCAGGCAAAACCCGGTACCGGAGCTTATTTACGGGAACTTTAAAATCTCGGAACAGCATTCCGGAAGCCTCAGAAACCGCTATTCCGTTGCAAGGGAAATCTTCTCCGGGGAAAGATCTTCTGATATTTCAATTTTTAAAACCGTCAATTTTGCCATTAAAAAAGAGGTGCTGATACAGTTTCCATTCAATGAAGACCTTACCGGGTATGGGTATGAGGATTATGTCTTTGCCAAACTTCTGGAAAAAAACGGAATCAGCTTTCTGGCTTTTAACAATCCTGTTATCCATGTAGATGATACGGATAATGCTGTTTTCCTGAAGAAAACGGAAGTAAGCATGGATACTCTATACGGATTGATGACGAGTGCAGAAAACAGCCCGTTCATTCAGGATATCCGCGTGTATCGGGCAGCCACGAAACTAAAGAAGCTTAAACTGGATGCTGCATTTCTGGTTATGTACGGAATAGCCGGGAAGATACTATACCGTAACCTGGTATCAGAAAACCCCAAAATCAGGCTCTTGGACATTTATAAGCTGGCATTGCTCCTGGGAAAAATGAAATAA
- a CDS encoding glycosyltransferase family 9 protein, translated as MTRILAYRFSAFGDVAMTAPVFRDFLEQNPDVEIIMVSRKNFESLFSGIPRVIFKGIDLDDYKGFFGLRRLAHELIKEFQPDIIANLHDVIRTKVLDKIYGRRGLKVFKIDKGKEEKEHLTDIWNLDKVQLKKTVERYADVFRKMGFQVELSHALRPQVTLKSGIGFAPFAQHKGKMLSLEKSYELARILAQKKKIYFFGGGPKETETLNQWEKEIPNTVSLAGKLSLSEELKTIAGLELMISMDSANMHLASLAGTRCVSVWGQTHPYAGFLGFGQSEDDVVEVKDLTCRPCSVFGDKECFRGDWACLGELNIQKIIDKISSE; from the coding sequence GTGACAAGAATTTTAGCATACCGTTTTTCAGCATTTGGTGACGTCGCCATGACGGCCCCGGTTTTCCGTGATTTCCTGGAACAGAATCCGGATGTGGAAATTATTATGGTGTCCAGGAAAAATTTCGAAAGCCTGTTCTCCGGGATTCCCCGTGTTATTTTCAAAGGGATAGACCTGGATGATTATAAGGGGTTTTTCGGTCTGCGAAGATTGGCGCATGAACTGATCAAAGAGTTCCAGCCTGATATCATAGCCAATCTCCATGATGTCATCCGTACAAAAGTCCTGGACAAGATTTATGGCAGGAGGGGACTGAAAGTATTTAAGATTGATAAAGGAAAAGAAGAGAAAGAACATTTAACAGATATCTGGAACCTGGATAAAGTACAGCTAAAGAAAACAGTGGAGCGCTATGCCGATGTGTTCCGGAAGATGGGGTTTCAGGTTGAACTTTCGCATGCGTTACGTCCACAGGTAACTCTTAAATCAGGCATCGGTTTTGCTCCTTTCGCCCAGCACAAAGGCAAAATGCTTTCTCTGGAAAAATCGTATGAACTGGCCCGGATCCTGGCACAGAAAAAAAAGATTTATTTTTTCGGGGGAGGTCCTAAAGAAACGGAGACCCTTAACCAATGGGAAAAAGAGATTCCCAATACGGTAAGCCTGGCCGGCAAGCTGAGCTTATCTGAAGAACTTAAGACTATTGCCGGGCTTGAGCTTATGATTTCCATGGATTCTGCCAATATGCACCTGGCCAGCCTCGCAGGAACCCGTTGTGTCTCCGTCTGGGGGCAGACGCATCCGTATGCCGGATTTTTAGGGTTCGGACAGAGTGAAGATGATGTGGTTGAGGTTAAGGACCTTACTTGCAGGCCGTGCTCTGTTTTCGGCGATAAAGAATGCTTCAGGGGAGACTGGGCATGTCTTGGGGAACTCAATATTCAGAAAATTATCGATAAAATTTCTTCGGAATGA
- a CDS encoding SufE family protein, with product MKSIKEKQQEIIDEFAFLEDWEQKYEYIIDLGKELKGLPEDKKSDENLIKGCQSKVWIDAEFRDGKLYFDADSDGILPKGIVSLLTSIYSGHSTQEILDSDFDFISEIGLQEFLSPSRANGLMAMTKQIKFYAVAYQLKA from the coding sequence ATGAAAAGCATCAAAGAAAAACAGCAGGAAATAATTGATGAATTTGCCTTTCTTGAAGACTGGGAACAGAAATATGAATATATCATTGACCTTGGGAAAGAGCTGAAAGGTTTGCCTGAAGATAAAAAGTCTGATGAAAACCTCATCAAAGGCTGCCAGAGCAAAGTATGGATCGATGCTGAGTTCAGGGATGGAAAACTGTATTTCGATGCAGATTCAGACGGGATACTGCCGAAGGGTATTGTTTCATTGCTTACCAGTATTTACAGCGGCCATTCCACGCAGGAAATCTTGGATTCTGATTTCGATTTCATTTCCGAGATAGGATTGCAGGAATTTCTCTCTCCGTCCAGGGCCAACGGACTGATGGCTATGACAAAACAGATTAAATTTTACGCTGTAGCGTACCAGTTGAAGGCATAA